A portion of the Vreelandella subglaciescola genome contains these proteins:
- the argA gene encoding amino-acid N-acetyltransferase, whose translation METRFPFVDWFRNAAPYINAHRGRTFVILVEGEAMASERGEQLIQDLALLHTLGVRLTLVFGIRPQVQAALEEASVTPRRVNGRWVADGAVMRQVERVAAQQRLWLEARLSLGLPSTPLHGVELSVVSGNLVTAKPLGVREGIDFDHSGEVRRVRAGAVEGLLDQGSLVLLPPLGFSSTGEVFDLDAADVARHAAVALKADKLILLGESDGLTDEHGALLRQLAPIDAAPRLNAATPGSELARHLQAACAAAREGVARTHLLSWRNHDALLGELFTRDGVGTMITQHRYEQLRPATLGDVAGLLELLEPLEQRGMLVARSRERLEHEIDDYLVIERDGMVIGCGALQLFDHADVAELACVAVHTDYRGGARGERLVEALEQRARTRGVGALFVLTTHTVHWFAEHGFRPSSLDELPPLKRDAYNHARKSKVLFKTLG comes from the coding sequence GTGGAGACGCGCTTCCCCTTTGTTGACTGGTTTCGTAACGCGGCGCCGTATATCAATGCGCACCGCGGGCGCACCTTTGTCATTCTGGTTGAGGGCGAGGCGATGGCCTCGGAGCGCGGCGAACAGTTGATCCAGGACTTGGCGCTGTTGCATACGCTCGGCGTACGCCTGACGCTAGTGTTCGGCATTCGCCCGCAGGTGCAGGCGGCACTGGAAGAGGCTAGCGTGACGCCGCGGCGGGTGAACGGGCGCTGGGTGGCGGATGGCGCGGTGATGCGCCAAGTCGAGCGGGTAGCCGCCCAGCAGCGCCTGTGGCTCGAAGCGCGGCTTTCGTTGGGGCTGCCGAGCACGCCGTTGCACGGCGTGGAGCTGAGCGTGGTCTCGGGCAATTTGGTCACGGCCAAGCCGCTGGGCGTGCGCGAAGGCATCGATTTCGACCACAGCGGTGAGGTGCGCCGGGTACGCGCTGGCGCTGTCGAAGGGCTTTTGGATCAGGGCTCGCTGGTACTGCTGCCGCCGCTGGGGTTTTCCAGCACCGGCGAAGTGTTTGATCTGGACGCCGCTGACGTCGCTCGGCATGCCGCCGTGGCGCTCAAGGCCGACAAGCTCATCTTGCTGGGCGAGTCTGACGGGCTGACCGACGAGCACGGTGCGCTGCTGCGCCAGCTGGCCCCGATTGATGCGGCCCCGCGGTTAAACGCCGCCACGCCGGGCAGCGAGCTTGCCCGCCATCTTCAGGCCGCTTGCGCGGCCGCGCGCGAAGGCGTGGCGCGTACCCACCTGCTGTCGTGGCGCAATCACGATGCGCTATTGGGCGAGCTTTTTACCCGCGACGGCGTGGGCACCATGATCACCCAGCACCGCTACGAGCAGCTGCGTCCGGCAACGCTTGGCGACGTGGCCGGCTTGCTAGAGCTTTTAGAGCCGCTCGAGCAGCGCGGCATGCTGGTGGCGCGCTCCCGTGAGCGCCTTGAGCACGAAATCGACGACTATCTGGTGATCGAGCGCGACGGCATGGTGATCGGCTGCGGTGCGCTGCAGCTCTTTGACCACGCCGACGTAGCCGAGCTTGCCTGCGTGGCGGTGCATACCGATTATCGCGGCGGCGCGCGCGGCGAGCGGCTGGTTGAAGCGCTTGAACAACGTGCGCGAACCCGCGGCGTAGGCGCGCTTTTTGTACTCACCACCCACACCGTTCACTGGTTTGCCGAGCACGGCTTTCGTCCGTCAAGCCTGGACGAACTGCCGCCGCTCAAGCGCGACGCCTATAATCACGCGCGTAA